ttCTTCCTCTAACATCATCACATCAGCCGCTCTACTTGCCCAGTTGTCCTGTCCTAGCCTTCTATCAAACCCCACCTCTGGAAGAATGTGTTGGCCAGCCTCTCCATGCCCACATCTGATCTGCAGCTGGAGAAAATCACATACCCACTTAGACATGGTGACAAGATAGATTATCCCAGGCTTTTTGCATCTGTACTCATCAAGTGAGATTGCttatgaggttttttttctttgtgctctCTTCCTCCGGTTACTGCATCAGAGTTACACTTGTTTTTTGGTAAAATGGAGatgctttccattttttcctctgttaCTTAGTAGTTTAAATAGCATGAGAATTACTTATTCTTTGGCTTGAGAGAGGTGGCTCATGAACCATATGGACTAGGGGCCTCACATGGGGGttgtttttttactattttctctGTTGCTTCTCTGGATATTGGCAGGAGCGGGCTTTCAAAAATTTAGCAACTACTCTGCCAGGGACAGGACCAATCAGAACATGATAGTGTCTGACCAAAGAGGATGGATGCCAACCAGAATGCTGTACAGGTGCAGATCAGCCAGATATTGGCACTGCTTCTTTGTCTaggctttcttccttttgttttctgtttgtttgtttgtttgtttgttttttaagattttatttatttgtcagagaaagagttagagagcacaagcagggggagcgtgAGCCAGAGGTAACAttaggcagagcagggagcaggctgCCCTCCCCAAGCAAGGAGCTCCacatgggaccctgggatcatgacccgagccaaaggcaaatacccaaccaactgagccacccaggtgtccctaggctttcttccttttgaatttGGTTCTGGTAATTTCTATGTTCCTAGAATATTACCCATGTagtaaagcttttaaaatttacagtCTTTTTCCTAAAACTTAACTTTTCAAATTCGAGCCATCTTTGCAAGTTTCTGGCCCTCTCATTCAGGCTCACTTCTCTCCAAGCCTCTTGGTAATATTAATGAAAGCTGCTTTTCTTAAAACACTGTTTTATGTTTGGGGGATGAACGGTTTCATAAAGAAACCAGCTCCGATTCTGTtctcattgttttgattactaaatACTTTCTGCATTGGGccttcagaaagagagagaaagacatcgTTATTTACCCAGTGTTGAGATTTGAGATTGTCCACGATAATGTGGGTCTGTGTTCATCTCCCTTTGTCCCATAGAGGAAGaccatcttttcattttgctaGATTGGGTCCGGCCCTGAAAGGCTTGAAGGTGGGGTTCCAAGAAGACAACCAAGGATGCATCAACGGCTTTAGCCAGAGGTTTCATGCTAGCTGTCCCACTCTGCTGTTAGAGCTACCCAAGTTGTTCAGGGTTGTGAACTGTAGCTCATGGGTTGCTCAGAGCCATCCTGGTCTACACATCCCTGCTCCTCTGAGTTTGGGAGGTGCTGCTTTCTAGCCACAGTGCCAGTGCTAGAAGTAAACGGGGAGCTACCTGAGAGGCCACATGATGGGACATTTACTGCTGTATCAGTCCGTCGGTTcttgccttcctcttccttccctccttccctccttccctttctctctctctctctccctttctttctttcttactttctcttttggTGACAGTTCAGTGCAGTTCAGGGCGGCACCCTTCTCTAAGTGAACGGTGGGAGTAAGTGCCCCACAGGGCCAGTAACTGCCTGGGTCCCAAAGCCGTTTTCTGTGTCCCTCTGCATCTCCTTCATGTCTTACGTGATGTGCACAGTGCTTTAGACCAGAGTTCTAGACTTTAACGTGCACACTAATCACCTGGGCATCCTGTTAAAATGCATATTCTCCTTCAGCAAGTCTTTTGGAGGGGgttgagattctgcatttctaacagtcTCCCAGATGATGCCATGCTGCCTGTCACATCACTTTGAGTAGTAAGGAGCTAAAGCTCATAAGGTACATTCACCTGGGCTGAGGTGTGTCATGGAAACTACCTGGTAGGTACTACGATAATACCTTTCATATACAAAACAGATGCAAAGAAATGAAGCAGTTGGCTCATTTCACAGCAGATGGTATTAGGGCTCGGAATCATCATTCCTTTCAGTATAACACTGAGAACTGGTTGGGTCCTATGAGTGTCCCATGGACCAGAGAAATGCAGCACATTCTCCCCCAAACTAGGGCTCCCTCTTCTGGGGCATAGGAGTCCTCTGCAGCTCTGAGCAGCAGCATCACTGCCAGGGTCCTGGAGGGCCACATGGGTGACACCAAGAAGATTGTCCTGTCATTACCAGCTCCTGGTACAGGAGCCTCAGTGCGCTTCCAGCCATTCCAAaaattctcctcctctggctgaCATGGTGGCACTCTCCCCATCCTAGTCCTTCTGCTCTGACCAGGCTGAAAGAAGTGGGACTGAAAGTAGGTCTGAGCTGCATTTCCAGAGGAGGTAGTTATGGAGGGCGCTGACCATGCTCCGTGAACCCTCCCAAGGCAGAGAGGCCTCTCCTGAGAGGAGGGTGTGTGGGAGGTGATGCTGGGCAGCCCTCCGGGAACCCTTGGAGCTAGGTCTTCTCTCTCCCTATGATCATcctattccttctctccctggtaGGGTAAGGGGCTGTTTGCCACACAACTGATCCAGAAGGGGGAGACCATCTTTGTAGAACGGCCTCTGGTGGCCGCACAGTTTCTCTGGAATGCACTTTATCGCTACCGAGGTGAGCACATCTCATCCACTCCTCGTGGCTGCTGGGCCCAGCTGCTGTTGTACATGGAAGACAGCTATGTTAGCTGATGTCTCTGGGACTTCAGGCGTTGGGAGAGAAGTTCATCTTCCCTTGGAGAGCCATGCCTGAGAACCATGCTTGCCTCTAGCTTCAGGGCATTTGGGACTGGGGGTGAGCGGTGGAGGGGCTCTTCCAGCCTGCTccctgttgggggtggggaggactgtTGCTCAGGTGGAACTCAGTCTGAGTCAGAGTATAAGGGCCTGGGTGTCATGCTAAAGGTCTCTGTGCTAACGTGCCTCCCTGCACCAAGAGGAGGCCACAGGCCCTTTGATCAAAACAGGTGGAATTAAGCATCAGAAGCAGGTAGGATGCCCTTAGCTTTTCCAGCCACGTGCTTTCTTTACACTTTTCTTAGGCTAGAGACAAACATGAAAGGAGGGTCAGCTGGCTGCCGAATGTGGGGAAAGCACAGTCTGGGGGATAGGAGAGAAGCTCCACAGATTAAGTCACATTGGGAAGGGCAGAGTGCCTGACAGGAGGGGTGGGActccagagagggaagaaaaccaGTCTGCCCTGGAATGCATATGAAAACATTCACTCGTTCTGTTCTGTAATACAgtcattcatttacttacttcccaaatgtttgctgagcacctgctgtgtgccagccaCTATTGTTAGCCCTAGGGATACTGCTGTGAACGAGACAGAACATGGCCCCTGGTATAAAGGCGCGCGCGTTTTCCTGTGTGGCTCTTTTCCTCAGCCTGTGACCACTGCCTTCGGGCACTGGAGAAGGCGGAGGAGAATGCTCAGAGGCTGACAGGAAAGCCAGGCCAGGTTCTGCCTCACCCCGAGCTGTGTGCCGTGCGCAAGGACCTCCACCAGAACTGTCCGTACTGTCAGGTAAGCAGCCCCCGGAATtgcacctgggggtgggggagaggcctTAGCTGCAGTCCTCTGCGAGGAGATAGGAATGACAACAGACCTGCTAAGGGCCCCAGCGAGCCATGATGGAGGGGAAGAGCGTCAGAAGGCTCCATTCCTGTTCCAGCTTTGTCCTCCCTGTCCCAGTCCCACCgtctagaaaatagaaaatgggaACTTGCCCTCTTCCCAGCAGCCTAGCAGGGGCTCTTCCCTCTGTCTGAAAGCTCCCTCCTTCCCATTGTTTTACAAGCCTGGGTGCCCTTCTCACATGCTCCGGGTCTCCGTGTGCTTTCGGCCCTCGTGATGCCACTGAGCTACTGCTCAGGCTGCTCGGAGAAGTTAGCGGAGGCGAGTAGCCTGGAGGGCTATCTGCGCCTCACCCCGTGGCCAGATCCTAGGGTGCTGATGTCGCCCCACTCCACCAGGTGATGTACTGCAGTGCAGAATGTCGGCTGGCGGCTGCTGAGCAGTATCATCAGGTCCTGTGCCCAGGGCCCTCCCAGGATGACCCCCTGCACCCTCTCAATAAGCTGCAGGAAGCCTGGAGGTAGGTAGCACTTCATCTCTTCCCCCTTTTATCTTCCCTCTTTGCTTGAGATGAGCAAATATAGTCATCTTTCTTAAACTTACCATCCCCCAGGTTTTTCCTCCATCTCGGGGTTAAACTGAGGTCACATCACCTTCCATGTGACCCCCCAGCCCCACTGTCCTCAGCATTTTACACACTCCCAGGAAGAGCCCCATGGTGCCCATAGAGATGTGAAGTCCTGCCCACGTCCTTGCCAGTGACTTCCTCTCTTTGGTTATAAATGGAGTCGGCAGGAAGGACTCTCTGTGGCAGTCAGCCTGGACTTCCTGCACACAGCTACCGCGGagggaatttccttttctttctccccaggAGTGTTCACTACCCCCCTGAGACGGCAAGCATCATGTTGATGGCCCGGATGGTGGCCACGGTGAAGCAGGTGAGCCCACCCAGCCCTCCCAGGGCAGCCAGTTCTGACCTCGTTTGCCTCTTGGCCTCAGTCACCACCCCCGCAACCTCGAGACCCTGCCTTGGATGCAGAGCTCCGCCTAGGCTGTGGAAACATCAGGAGCAGCTACCTACAGCTCCGGCAAGAGACTCTGATCTGGGAGAGGGCGTCCTGTGCGGCAGCAGGTCACACACTCAGCTTCTAGGCGCCACTTTCTCAAGATCGTGCCTTACGTGTCAAGTGAGAGGAGCCACTCCAACCCCTTCTGCTAACACTGAAGCTTCTCAGCCTCATCATCCTGTTTCTTCAAGTGGTGTTGAACCGGCTAGCCTGGCCCAGCTGGGGAGAAGGTTGGGTGTGGGTGTGGCACCGAGGAAGTCCCCAGGCCGAGAAGGGTCTACAGAGAACCTCCTGTGTGCTGGTGTTTCCCTAATGGCAGGGGCCTCAGAGTCACAGGCTACCCTCCCGCCTGGGCACAAGCAGCAGCAAGGAGGCAGGCATCCTGGAGTCCacatatgcacatgcatacacacacggGCATAGTGAATGTGACTCTGAAGTATATTTGTTCACTGCAGGCCAAGGATAAAGATCGTTGGATCAGGCTCTTCTCCCAGTTCTGTAATAAAACAGCCAACGAGGAGGAGGAAATTGTCCACAAACTCCTGGGGGACAAATTCAAGGTCAGTCTTCTCCTGAGATTCCCCCCACCCGCAACAGCCTTGGATGGTTCTGTGGCTGTCTGATGGGAGCTCCACATTTGGTCCCTTCCCAGCCCCAGGAAGAGGTTAGAACCTGGGGCCAAAAATCTATTTAGAGGGTCTATATTCCTGCTACTATTTCACCTTGTGACCTAACACAGACCAAGAGTTGAGAAGTGGGGTgatgagagaggaaggaggggttgGGTGCCCTGACAAAGTTAGGCAGAATCTCATGATAGGATAGCAGTGGGCAAGTCAGTTATAATGGAAAACAGAGGGTTGGGGGTCCAAAGAGTGAGGGAGCAGCGTGAAACAGGAGGATTTTAGCTGCCGATGTGCTGAGTACTTATTCCCACCCAAAGATTACACATTCTCACCGAGGACAGCCAACTTCCATGCAGGAGCTCCCTAAAGGTACAGGCAGGGCTTAAAGGGAGCTGGGGGGGGCCTCCATTCATTCTGAGGAGAGGAGATAGGGAGTCAGGCTGGGCCAGAGACTAGGTTAGGGAGCCTGGAAGATGACAGTGAGGACAGACTTTCCAAGCCATGTTGCCTCAGCCCTCCTGGTACAATCGCTGTAGGATAGGGAGGAATTTGGGGTTCGCCCCCCTAAGTTGGAACAATTCACCAGACTGCCAAAGTTCTTTACAAATAAAGACTCTGTGGGCTTCCTTTGCCTTTAGGGAAAGCTCTTCCATGAGCTggcccttttttccttccctctcctggtCTTCTGGGGCCTGTCTGGGTGCTCATGGCAAATCCCCAGGGATGCACatctctccctgcttcccccaaACCAGGGCCAGCTGGAACTTCTACGGAGACTCTTCACAGAGGCCCTCTATGAGGAGGCGCTCAGCCAGGTGAGCgcgggcgggggggcggggcggggaacCAATGGCTCTTTACTCATTCCAGCTCTCCGGGAGCAACCCGGTCAGCACCTCCTACTCGGAGAGCTAAGCCAGAGCTGACCTGGTATGAAGTTGGGATGGGACTGACTCAGAGAAGACTTCCTGAATAGAGAGTTGTGTCAGGAAGAAAAGCGAGTGGCTGGAACCTGagcattcatttttcttctccccacaGTGGTTTACTCCAGATGGATTCCGGTCTCTCTTTGCTCTTGTTGGGACCAATGGCCAAGGAATTGGGACCAGGTTAGGAGAGAACATTCCAAAGCTATTGAACTTGTCCCTTAGGGCTGGAAGGTAGCACGCCTCCTTTCAGGATTAGGATGGGGTAAAGTATGATTCTGTGGCCGGAGAGCGGGACTGGAGGCAGTGGTGGGAGTCAGAAGACTGAGGTGTTAGAATTTGCTCTTGGGAGCCTTGGTCTTTTGGGGAAGATGGGCCCGTGCCCTGGAGAAGGAAGTGGGCTTAACTTGCCTAGAGGTGGAGAGCCCTGTGAGCTGGGCCTGCTCCTCTCCAACCGTGGATGCCTGGGACCCCCCAGCTCCCTGAGCCAGTGGGTCCATGCCTGTGATGCTCTGGAGCTGAAGCCTCAGGACCGAGAGCAGCTGGACGCCTTCATTGACCAGCTGTACAAGGACATCGAGGCAGGttggtgagatggagccttggTCTCACCCAACCTCAGATGCCCCCCAGTCAGACACATAGCCTTCTGAGGGAGTTCTGACCGAATAGTTGGGGAAGATAATCCCTGTGTGCCTATGGGAAGCTTCAGATCCATCCGTAGGACACATAGATAAGCCATGACTCTGAGATCCATACAGAGGCtcgatgctgggggtggggggtgctggacAAGTGTGGTGATACCATTTACAGAAAAGCTCATGTCTCCAAGAAGCAAGTTCAGATGAACTGGTAGTAGCCAAGTGGTAAGACAGTAGAGCCAGTGCCTGTCCTTACAAGCCTAGTTTCATTCCCCCCAGTAAAATGGGTAGAATAACATCTGCATATTACTGTCTTACAGCCACTGGCGAGTTTCTTAACTGTGAAGGATCTGGCCTCTTTGTGCTTCAGAGCTGCTGTGAGTCATGGCATTGAGGAGGGGTGGCCCTGGTAGGCTGGTAGAGAGGAGTCTGAGAGCAGGATTAGGTCTGAGTTTCCTTGGGGATTCTCCTGGGCCTTTTTGTTCCATCATTTTCTCATTCACTCATACCCTGGacttaatatatgtgtatatataaaacctTCCAgtgggccaggccctgtgctaaggCAGGATGCAAGAGTTCTGATTCTTGCAAACAGAAGACTCGGTTTCGCACTGCCACTGCCCTGCCGGGTTTCGGGTCGGGGGGTAGTGTTGTAAGAGCCTGGGAGGTCCTCAGGCTCCTGGGAGGGAGCTCAGGCTGGAAGCTGAGGCTCAATAGCCCCGGACAGAGAGGGGCAAAGCCAGCTCACAGAATTGTCTTATCCAGATCTCACCCTCTCCCCCTGGGTTTCCTCACTGTGAGCACCCCCTCCCAGGACGTGGGCCACTCTGCCCCCAGACTAGGCTTGCAGAGGGTCTGGTTCAGCTGTTCCCAGATGCCCAGTAGCAGACAGGACTGAGTTAAGGGGTCCGGCCTGGGAAGGTGTTCCTTTCACagccctgtccctccctctgcaggATACTGGAAACAACTGAGAATCAAGCTGCCCAGTGCTGAGGACAGCAGGGGCAGTGACGGCAGGTGGGAGGCGGTGTGAAGTGGGAGTGCATTTGTGCCTGTGCTCTGGGGTCTTCAGGAAAGAGCACTGGACAGGGAGTTGGGAAACTTGGGTGCCAAGACCTGCACAGCTGTAGCAGCGATGAGAGAACAAGGAAGGATGGGAGCTCTGCCAGGCTGTTATTTTTGTTAGTCAGCAGTCCTTATGACTTGCCTCTCATGACCCAGGTAACCACAGCTGTGTCCCCAATGCAGAGACCTCCTTCCCAGAAAACAACTTCCTTTTGCATGTCACTGCCTTGGAGGATATCAAGCCAGGAGAGGTGAGGGGGCTGGGAGCTgtagggcaggggctggggggcgggggagcagtgGGCCTTGCAAGTTTCCCCTTGGTACTGGGAGCAACAGTGGCTAGAGCCCCAAGTTCAGGCTGTTTGGTTGAGTCCTCACATGCCCCAGGGTAGGAGTCTTTTTACCCATAATTATGCTCtaaccccaccctaccccccaattcttcaaaaaataacCAGAAAGCCTCAGAGCAGTGACTGAGACGTAACTAGATGCCCAGCTTCTTCCTACCCACCTTTTGGTCAACAAATGCACAGCTTCTAAGAAAGCCAGATACGACTCTTCGTGGCTTGGGCTGTGGGGGTATGTGTGCGCTTGGGGGCTGTTAGTACAGTGCATGGAGCCTGGCTGAGTCTTCTTCCAGAGCAGGTGGCACTGTGTCAAGATTACTTCTGACCCCAGCCACAGACCATGGCCACTGAGTGCCCATAGCCGTGGCCTGAGGCCAACCACAGTCCCCTCTCCTCGGCCAGTGGTTGGGGAGGCCCCAAGCCCATCTAAGAGAGAGCAGCTGTCTGacccctcctcttctctgccctcCAGGAAATCTGTATCAGCTACTTAGACTGCTGTCAGCGGGAGCGTAGCCGCCACAGCCGCCACAAGATCCTCAGGTGTCAGCTGGGGATGTGGTGGGTGGCCAGGCTCCGGGAGGCTCTGTCCTGGTGGCCGCCCGACTGCACCCTCAccacccttcccccatcccctgcaGAGAGAACTATCTGTTTGTCTGTTCCTGCCCCAAATGCCTGGCAGAGGCTGATGAACCCAACGTGACctcggaggaggaggaagaggaagaggaggaggaaggagagccagaAGATGCGGAGCTAGGCGATGAGATGACTGATGTGTGACATCACCCCAGACCCTGCAGGAAAAGGGGGCCTTCCCCCAGAGGGGAGGCTTGGAAGGAGCTCCCCACTCCTTGCCTGCTATCTTCCCACTCCACCCCCCGCCCGTTCCAGCTCTGTTTCTGCCAGAGGGTAGGACAGAGGCCGGACCCTAGGCCCTAGGCACTCACCTCCCACCAGACCTCATGCCCTGGACACTGCTGCTGAGGGGCTCAGGCTCTGCGCTGTCACTGAGCCTCTCAGAACTGTCCCCGCAcaacgcacacgcacacacacatgcacacactctccaGGTGTAGCAGCTGCAGCCAAGGTCAGGCCGTAACAGTGTCTCTTGCCCCCGGCCCCGCTTACCTGTCCACCTGAGGCTTCACCCCTTTCAACCTGCTACAGAGGGGGTAACAAAGTGGCCATCTGAGGACGGCCTGACTGCACTGAAGTGACAGGAGAGGGGTTGAGCTGCCTCCAccttcttccccacctcccactgTTAAAGCTGCTAAGGCAACTGCCTCCTGCTAGCACtgctgggagaggcaggaaggagcagcCTGGCCTCCAGGCCTCCAGAGCATCTCCCCTGAGGCTTTGTGCCCTGGACACTGGACCAAGGGGATACTTCCTTCTGCCCACCTCCTCACGTCCTTATTTCAACTTCTGGGGGAGTGGAGATTAACCCCTTCCCCAGACTCCAGAATCTCTGTACCTTGTGCCTTGCTTCTCAGGCCCTGGCACAGTGGCTGGCCACATGGGGTATGCAGGAGGCCTCTGCCTCCCTCAGGAGGGGATCCTCCCTCAGCATGTGGGGGATCATCACCCCTTCCTCACACTCTTTCCCACCGAGGACTCCAGCAGCTTGGCTGACACTGGGGCACAACAGGCCTGTGCTCCTTAATTTTGGATGCCCAAAAGGTTTCCCTGGGACCAGTTTAATATGGGTCAGTGAGGGGCTCTCCTGGCCTtgatctctatctttggggtctCCAGAGAGGAACATTGAAGTCTTCCAGAAACCTAGAGGAGCTGGGCTAGATATTCTGACTTAAGCCCTGCCTGTGTCACCCTCCCATCTCCCCCCAGTTAGCACCACCCCTCACTCTTGGGTTGGATGCTCTGAGAATTACAGACCATCACTTGCAATTTCTTTGCCTGCCTACCTTCCTGGCGGGCCTGCCACCACCCCTGCTGAGGGATCTCTGAGAGGGCAGGTGCCCACCCCATAGTCTGTCCTAGATCATGAGTCAGGTGGTGCCCCACCTGTGTGGCCTCTTGGGCTCTTACTCCTTCATAGCAGCCAGCAcccccctcccgcccctgcctgcccacTGTTTCCAATAAAGTGTGAGTGGTGACAGGCCTCTGCAGGAATGCTTTGTGGAGAATGACTTGACAAGCTGCCTGGGGCCCATAGCAGTCACTGAGGTGGTGCAGAGGCACGCAGTGTAGAGCAGGTGATGGCAGAGAGGGGAGCCACAGCTCCTCAGCTTGGGCTCCTCTCTGCACTGTCTGCCCACGCTCTGCTTTACATGTTTCCAAATGCCAATAGCCCAGGTCTTCTGTGGTCTAATGTGGATCCCCAGGACCAGGTTATCACAGGAGTCTTCTCAGGGGACTGACCTATGGCTTCCTGAGTTcttgagcaggaagcaggctttaTCAGGATCCAAGGTTGGTGGTAGCCTAAGCACAGGTCCTGAAGGACCTTGGTTAAGTCATTTACCCTCTGGGGGACTCAGTTTCCACCCCTCAAAATAAGGGCATGGGACCAGATGAGTAGGAAGGCCCCTCCCGCCCATGTGCTCTTACTCTAGGACACAGTTGCAACCCTGATGAGAGGCTTTATTGCTAAAAAGTCAGTGAGGGTTTATTAATTCCTCAAACAAAAGCTCCTAAAACCACTCCAGCAAGTGCTGTGAAGCACACTGAGGAGACCCTGGCAAGGGAAGGCTGGAGCCAGGTGGGATGTGACAGGTCACAGGTGGCTCTTGGGCCACTTGGCTTTAGCCCCTTTTGTTCCAGATTCTAGCCAAGAAGCTCTGGGGCCTGACTCTTCCCATAGCATGAGATGTTTGGGGGCCCTGAGAAAGGGAAGGCCAGTGGCGTGGCTTTTAGCATAGCCAAGGCCCAAGCCTTTTTCCTCTACCCAACTCCACCTGTCCCCAAATCCCAAAGAGCAGAATTCCTGGATTTTCCTTTCCCAGCCCAGAGTTGTTTTAAGGCTGGTTATGTGGGACCAACTCTTCTACCAGAAGGTCCAGGGTGGTTGCAGCAGCTCAAAGGTGGGGATGCTGGTGACATTGACTGGGATGGAAATGATGGCCCATGGCAGCCCATGCTGTTCCAGGGAGCGACGGATCATGTAGCTGGGAGGGCATGAAGAGAGGTGGTGATGGTCACTTTCTCAGCACCCCATCATGCCCCACTGTCCCCATCACTCTGGGAGTTCTAGAGCCCAAGCACTTGGCCCTCCAACTGAGGCTTGCGGGAAAGGACTGGTGATTGCCCTTGACCTCCCCAAGTCATGGCACCCAGCCTGGTGCTGATACAGCCAGAGATAAGGAGCCCTCACCCATCTCGGCCGAGCAGGAAGAGAGCAGGGATGTCAGCTGTGCGCTGGGTACTGTCCTGGATCATCTCCACGTAGAAGCTGTCATTGTCAACCGCATTGTCAGAGATGATCACTGCCCGCCCGCCGTGCTCCTGCACCACTCGGGTcttggagaggaaggagcagcccCTGGAAGAGGTGGTGATGAGACCAAAGGAAAGACAAGATCCTAACTAGCCCTCCTCCAGACTGTCACTGCAAGGATGAAAGGAGGACCAGGGAGAATTTTTTATAAGTGGCCAAAAGGCACGAATCATCTTAAGACATTTCTTAAAGAACATTCAAAATGTGAATTGTTTCAGAGCACCACCACCAACACTGATCTCAGAATCTACCCTATGCCGGGCCCTCCTCTGGTGCCAGCGTCTGTCTGCTCCTTACCCTCTCTCCACCAGAGCGATCTGGTCCTGGATGAAGAAACCGTTGCTGAGCTCCCCGCAGGCCTCCGAAGGTTCTGCAGGGACAAGGTGAATCTGCTCATACCTTGTGTGCTGGAAGACATTTAGATAGGTCAGGGTGAGGAGCCATGCCAGTTCCAAGACCAGGCTGACCGTCCCCTATTGGTTCTTCCCAAAGTGTGAAGGAAACGTGGAGTGGTTTCGGTATGTTGGGCACTGAAGTATTTTTACTAAATTCTCATAAAGGCTTATCTAGTTGTCCCACTCGACCCTGCCTTTCTATGAGATACGTAGGAGAGTTGGTATGGTTTCAGGGGAAGTTTCTACTTCCCCAGAAAGGGGAAGTAACCTGCCTTAAGTCACATAGTGCAGACAAAGCTAGCAGAGCCCTTGGTTTCTCACTATTTCATGTCCCCAAAGAAGACAGCTTGTCCCTGTCTGGTGCTCAAGTCTGTATTACACCTGGGAGGGTAGCTAACCAGAAATCTGCACCACTGGCCGCGCCCTGCTCAAGTTGCCGGGGGCCAGCACCCACCCAGTCCAGTCGCCCATCCTCAGACCCGCCCTGCCCCGAACTCGCAGGGTCCCCAAGGTGACCCGTGACTCCTTCCTgcacagcagccccaggaggacAGACCAAGATTCTGCATTCTCCCCTGTCCCAGCACTCAAGTATTGGTTGAAGGGATGAGAGGGTCGCCTTACTTGGGATGGAGATGGAGATAAGATCAGAGACAAAGGGGTCTCCCTGAACTTACAAAGATACCACCAAAGTCCTTGGCAGGTGTGGCTGTGAAGATGTAGCGAATGTCTCCAGGACTCAGCACTTGGAAGTACAAATAATCATGGATGCGTAAGCCTGAAAGATAAAAGAGTACGGGTGAGAAGCCTCCAAAGAACAAGCTGGTTCAAGTTCAGATCATGGACCCACTGTTCAATGGGGCTGGCTGTAGTCTGGGCTCAGGGGCCCAGCTTTAGCCATGTTGAGTCCTCCTGATGGGTGAGATGGATGGTCTCTGCCCTGATGCAAAGAGAGTTAGTAACCCCAGACAtatcagctgctgctgctgctgctgccgcc
This genomic interval from Mustela lutreola isolate mMusLut2 chromosome 9, mMusLut2.pri, whole genome shotgun sequence contains the following:
- the PRADC1 gene encoding protease-associated domain-containing protein 1 — encoded protein: MVPGAAGWCCLVLWLPACVAAHGLRIHDYLYFQVLSPGDIRYIFTATPAKDFGGIFHTRYEQIHLVPAEPSEACGELSNGFFIQDQIALVERGGCSFLSKTRVVQEHGGRAVIISDNAVDNDSFYVEMIQDSTQRTADIPALFLLGRDGYMIRRSLEQHGLPWAIISIPVNVTSIPTFELLQPPWTFW
- the SMYD5 gene encoding histone-lysine N-trimethyltransferase SMYD5, whose amino-acid sequence is MAASMCDVFSFCVGVAGRARVAVEVRFVSSAKGKGLFATQLIQKGETIFVERPLVAAQFLWNALYRYRACDHCLRALEKAEENAQRLTGKPGQVLPHPELCAVRKDLHQNCPYCQVMYCSAECRLAAAEQYHQVLCPGPSQDDPLHPLNKLQEAWRSVHYPPETASIMLMARMVATVKQAKDKDRWIRLFSQFCNKTANEEEEIVHKLLGDKFKGQLELLRRLFTEALYEEALSQWFTPDGFRSLFALVGTNGQGIGTSSLSQWVHACDALELKPQDREQLDAFIDQLYKDIEAATGEFLNCEGSGLFVLQSCCNHSCVPNAETSFPENNFLLHVTALEDIKPGEEICISYLDCCQRERSRHSRHKILRENYLFVCSCPKCLAEADEPNVTSEEEEEEEEEEGEPEDAELGDEMTDV